In Prosthecochloris sp. GSB1, the following proteins share a genomic window:
- a CDS encoding L,D-transpeptidase family protein — MTVILVLFLAFGTALSAAKAEAAPASRQEESASQRRSSGVPNDIRESIRCHVEQLEEDVDLRIGRERVAFNALLAEFYRSNDFSPVWKKRSQITELLAAVESAEDDGLMPGDYHLAEIRNFYEKQPRSPFLKARYELLLTDAMFKLSYHLLHGKVDPEKLDPNWNLSEGRNGNGLVSKLQEALAGDSLAEVIGNLRPDHPKYVSLKEGLARYRELAAGGGWGAIPDGPSIKTVGQSDERIPALRRRLEITGEMPVVKSVDTSFASLARVYSLELQEGVRRFQKRHGLEQDGAVGPKTLRAMNVPVERRIEQIRINLDRYRWFVQKLEPTFVLVNIAGFTVQYVENGQYTWGSRVIVGEPFWKTPVFKAEMQYIIFNPSWNVPPGITRKETLPAVRKDPGYLARQNLQVIDRSGRVVDPYSVNWSAYSSGSLPYRFRQPPGSGNALGRVKFMFPNKHLVYLHDTPGKHLFGRSERAFSHGCIRLQNPLELARILLGWSAGDVQKTVDDGATRTVHLTKRVPVFLLYLTAVAEGDEVLFLDDVYSRDEMVLKALNQPFPYKSIESCVF; from the coding sequence ATGACGGTCATTCTTGTATTGTTCCTGGCCTTCGGTACCGCGCTGTCAGCCGCTAAGGCTGAAGCCGCCCCGGCTTCCCGGCAGGAGGAGTCTGCTTCGCAACGAAGAAGTTCAGGTGTTCCGAATGATATACGCGAAAGCATTCGTTGTCATGTCGAGCAGCTCGAGGAAGACGTGGATCTTCGAATCGGCAGGGAGAGGGTCGCGTTCAACGCGCTTCTCGCCGAATTCTACAGGTCCAACGATTTCAGCCCGGTATGGAAAAAACGTTCGCAGATCACGGAGCTTCTCGCCGCTGTCGAATCGGCCGAGGACGACGGCCTGATGCCCGGGGACTATCATCTTGCCGAAATCAGGAACTTCTACGAAAAGCAGCCGCGTTCTCCATTCCTCAAGGCGCGTTACGAGTTGTTGCTGACCGACGCCATGTTCAAACTTTCCTATCATCTCCTGCACGGCAAGGTCGATCCCGAAAAACTCGATCCCAACTGGAATCTTTCCGAAGGCCGGAACGGCAACGGGCTGGTGTCGAAGCTCCAGGAGGCTCTGGCCGGTGATTCCCTGGCAGAGGTCATCGGGAACCTTCGGCCGGATCACCCCAAGTACGTCAGTCTTAAAGAAGGGCTTGCGAGATACCGGGAACTTGCGGCCGGAGGAGGGTGGGGTGCCATACCGGACGGACCTTCGATCAAGACCGTCGGCCAGTCCGATGAAAGGATTCCCGCACTGCGCAGACGCCTCGAGATCACGGGGGAGATGCCCGTCGTGAAAAGTGTCGACACTTCGTTTGCTTCATTGGCCAGGGTCTATTCGCTGGAATTGCAGGAGGGCGTCAGGCGGTTCCAGAAGCGCCACGGTCTCGAACAGGACGGTGCCGTCGGACCGAAAACGCTCAGGGCGATGAACGTACCTGTCGAACGACGCATCGAACAGATACGGATCAATCTCGATCGCTACCGATGGTTTGTCCAGAAGCTCGAACCGACATTCGTGCTCGTCAATATCGCCGGATTTACCGTCCAGTACGTCGAAAACGGCCAGTACACTTGGGGTTCGCGGGTGATCGTGGGCGAACCGTTCTGGAAAACGCCGGTCTTCAAGGCAGAGATGCAGTACATCATCTTCAATCCCTCGTGGAACGTGCCGCCGGGAATCACGAGGAAGGAGACGCTGCCCGCGGTCAGAAAAGACCCCGGGTACCTCGCGCGCCAGAACCTTCAGGTTATCGACCGCAGCGGGCGCGTCGTCGACCCCTATTCCGTGAACTGGTCGGCTTACAGTTCGGGCTCGCTGCCGTATCGTTTCAGACAGCCACCGGGAAGCGGCAACGCTCTCGGGCGAGTGAAGTTCATGTTTCCCAACAAGCATCTGGTTTATCTGCATGACACGCCGGGCAAGCATCTGTTCGGCAGAAGCGAACGTGCTTTCAGCCACGGCTGCATTCGTTTGCAGAACCCTCTCGAACTGGCGCGGATTCTCCTTGGCTGGAGCGCCGGGGACGTTCAGAAAACGGTGGACGATGGCGCTACCAGGACAGTGCATCTGACGAAGAGGGTCCCGGTATTCCTGCTTTATCTCACCGCTGTTGCAGAAGGTGACGAGGTGCTTTTTCTCGACGATGTCTACAGCCGGGATGAAATGGTGCTCAAGGCCCTCAACCAGCCATTTCCCTATAAATCGATCGAGAGCTGCGTTTTCTGA
- a CDS encoding murein L,D-transpeptidase catalytic domain family protein, whose translation MAARLACLILVFFLMPFHAEGSPLRNDLQNSIESLSRSPELRNNIDQKALRMAMTGYHALRRKGLLKNDEVLTIIDYKQPSVKKRLFVIDMRKNRVLASSLVAHGKNSGKNRAIRFSNVPGSFKSSPGFFVTDRTYQGKHGYSLRLKGMERGINDNAEMRNIVIHGADYVSSDFIRRHGRLGRSLGCPALPFSDYRQVIDLIKDGSCLFIYNGDQQYTSNSNMLRTAGVPLEPA comes from the coding sequence ATGGCAGCAAGACTGGCTTGTTTGATTCTGGTGTTTTTCCTCATGCCCTTCCACGCCGAAGGCTCCCCGCTGCGCAACGATCTGCAGAACAGTATCGAATCGCTTTCCCGCTCCCCTGAACTCAGAAACAATATCGATCAGAAGGCTCTCCGAATGGCGATGACGGGCTACCATGCCCTCAGGCGGAAAGGGCTGCTGAAAAACGACGAGGTGCTGACCATTATCGATTACAAGCAGCCTTCCGTCAAGAAACGGCTTTTCGTCATCGACATGCGCAAAAACCGTGTGCTTGCATCGTCCCTTGTCGCCCATGGGAAAAACAGCGGAAAGAACCGCGCGATTCGTTTTTCGAACGTACCGGGGTCTTTCAAGAGCAGCCCGGGTTTTTTCGTGACCGACCGGACCTACCAGGGCAAACACGGTTATTCGCTCAGGCTCAAGGGGATGGAACGAGGAATCAACGATAACGCCGAAATGCGCAATATCGTGATTCACGGAGCGGATTACGTCTCTTCCGATTTTATCCGCCGACACGGTCGGCTCGGCAGGAGTCTCGGTTGTCCGGCCCTGCCGTTTTCCGATTACCGTCAGGTCATCGATCTCATCAAGGACGGATCATGCCTGTTTATCTATAACGGCGATCAGCAGTACACCAGCAACTCGAACATGCTGAGAACCGCGGGTGTTCCGCTGGAACCCGCGTAG
- a CDS encoding DUF4412 domain-containing protein, with protein sequence MRKIIPLLIIALFQLSLLSSCQRKTGDETGGSAGNATSVNDGLFRKSFEGILHMRMSAPEGFQKAKLYLSKKGTRFEMDLADPKSGQTVMSIVTFTPSEEPNLVYTLNEKDRTYAVLDMDELPQDLAGTAEEKLDDFKVEKLGTETLHGYKCTHVLVTDANSETEMWLTKDLLSAADFARLQRQGGKDRASSASFDKRLKKAGLEGFPLKIVDRNTGMTTEFTEIEKKTLDDSLFRVPQGYEKKESALQMMAPQISNEDMKQLENLQEMMKDKDMQKDMQEMMKQFEGMRTPGK encoded by the coding sequence ATGCGAAAGATCATCCCTCTGCTCATTATCGCGCTTTTCCAGCTCTCGCTCCTCAGTTCCTGCCAGCGGAAAACGGGGGACGAAACCGGCGGCAGTGCCGGAAACGCAACATCGGTGAACGACGGGTTGTTCCGGAAAAGTTTCGAAGGGATACTGCACATGCGGATGTCCGCCCCCGAAGGCTTCCAGAAAGCCAAACTCTACCTCTCAAAAAAAGGAACCCGTTTCGAAATGGACCTCGCGGACCCGAAATCGGGCCAGACCGTCATGAGCATCGTCACCTTCACGCCCTCCGAAGAACCGAATCTCGTCTATACGCTCAACGAAAAAGACCGCACCTACGCGGTGCTCGACATGGACGAACTGCCGCAAGACCTTGCGGGAACGGCTGAAGAAAAACTCGACGATTTCAAGGTCGAAAAGCTCGGCACGGAAACGCTTCACGGCTACAAGTGCACGCATGTCCTGGTCACCGACGCAAACAGCGAAACAGAAATGTGGCTGACCAAGGACCTGCTCAGCGCGGCGGATTTCGCCCGCCTGCAGCGTCAGGGCGGAAAAGACCGGGCTTCATCGGCTTCTTTCGACAAGCGGCTGAAAAAGGCCGGCCTCGAAGGCTTCCCGCTGAAAATCGTCGACCGAAACACCGGCATGACGACCGAATTCACGGAAATCGAGAAAAAAACGCTCGACGATTCGCTCTTCAGGGTGCCCCAGGGATACGAGAAAAAGGAATCGGCGCTGCAGATGATGGCTCCGCAGATCTCCAACGAAGACATGAAGCAACTTGAAAACCTTCAGGAAATGATGAAGGACAAGGATATGCAGAAAGACATGCAGGAGATGATGAAACAGTTCGAAGGCATGCGGACGCCAGGAAAGTGA
- a CDS encoding rhodanese-like domain-containing protein encodes MFGNLFSGAGALEATAAMIERTWPLPTVTARELSAMLLKKTPVMLFDVRTREEYERSHIAEAELLEPGTGPDEFMRDYGGRVRGVTLVFYCSVGQRSSEMLARIRDRCLASGAVECYNLRGGIFRWYNEGFPVFDTKGETPDIHGYNALWGMMIEKRKKK; translated from the coding sequence ATGTTCGGAAACCTTTTCAGTGGCGCCGGGGCGCTCGAAGCGACCGCAGCCATGATAGAGCGCACCTGGCCCCTGCCCACCGTTACGGCACGGGAGCTTTCGGCGATGCTCCTGAAGAAGACGCCGGTCATGCTTTTCGATGTCCGCACGAGAGAAGAGTACGAACGGAGCCATATAGCGGAAGCTGAATTGCTCGAACCCGGCACAGGCCCGGATGAATTCATGAGGGATTACGGCGGACGGGTAAGGGGAGTAACGCTTGTATTCTACTGCTCGGTCGGGCAGAGAAGTTCGGAAATGCTCGCCCGAATACGGGATCGCTGTCTCGCGTCAGGCGCGGTAGAATGCTATAACCTCAGGGGCGGAATTTTCCGATGGTACAACGAAGGCTTCCCAGTTTTCGACACGAAAGGAGAAACGCCGGACATTCATGGTTACAATGCGCTCTGGGGCATGATGATCGAAAAACGGAAGAAGAAGTGA
- a CDS encoding YukJ family protein, with the protein MPLIDGYGVLVGTLEGYECDDGHDENEYYHCNIQVRSPMGVYRCAIDLDSKKQKDGLHWRVVDLGESLMRGLILLDSGWHFLDSTPESGALDYLRSPELQPTGACVETSEKPREGGGQCFPWRYGTSMDAFSDLAGVLDGSARLLVFGEPFRFGRGVHNVHQNQGDPRGSRWSRENGIWQDGAVAGIGEDGKAKVFLNRFKTQATHTDDRGRPL; encoded by the coding sequence ATGCCTCTCATCGACGGTTACGGCGTGCTTGTGGGGACGCTCGAGGGCTACGAGTGCGACGACGGACACGACGAAAACGAATACTATCACTGCAACATACAGGTTCGTTCCCCGATGGGGGTGTATCGTTGCGCGATAGATCTCGACAGCAAAAAACAGAAGGACGGTCTTCACTGGCGTGTCGTGGACCTCGGCGAAAGCCTGATGAGGGGGCTTATCCTTCTCGACAGCGGCTGGCATTTTCTGGATTCCACCCCTGAATCAGGGGCCCTGGATTATTTGAGGAGCCCCGAGTTGCAACCGACAGGGGCGTGTGTCGAGACCTCCGAAAAACCGCGAGAGGGCGGTGGGCAATGTTTTCCATGGAGGTACGGCACCAGCATGGACGCTTTTTCCGATCTTGCCGGAGTGCTCGACGGCTCGGCACGGCTGCTGGTGTTCGGTGAGCCGTTCAGGTTCGGCAGGGGAGTGCACAATGTCCACCAGAACCAGGGCGATCCCCGCGGAAGCCGCTGGTCGAGAGAGAACGGTATCTGGCAGGACGGTGCGGTTGCCGGCATCGGAGAGGACGGTAAGGCGAAAGTGTTTCTCAATCGCTTCAAGACGCAAGCGACACATACCGACGACAGGGGGAGGCCGCTGTAA
- a CDS encoding mechanosensitive ion channel family protein produces MLETQLLKIWGALTAPAFSIGGTDISLWKILTIVATFSLVVVTARILKRILTGKLLNAVHDEGTRVALGTIVQYLVVFFGFLLVLQSAGIDLSTLTVLSGTIGIGIGFGLQNIVDNFFSGLIILLERPIKVGDRIDVGAINGDVIRIAIRSTTVRTNENINIIIPNSEFVSRQVINWSHTDRNVRISIPVGVSYRSDPKQVRDVLLKVAENHPAILETPAPDVIFHEFGSSSLNFELRVWTRTHIQIPKILRSEMNYRIFDELKENGIEIPFPQRDIHFRSTDVSLHAGSPERSGT; encoded by the coding sequence ATGCTCGAGACACAGCTTCTGAAAATATGGGGCGCGCTGACGGCCCCTGCGTTCTCTATCGGCGGCACGGATATTTCCCTCTGGAAAATCCTGACGATCGTCGCTACGTTTTCCCTTGTGGTCGTAACCGCGAGAATCCTCAAACGAATCCTCACGGGAAAGCTGCTCAACGCCGTGCATGACGAAGGCACGAGGGTCGCTCTCGGCACCATCGTGCAATACCTCGTCGTGTTTTTCGGGTTCCTGCTGGTCCTGCAGTCGGCAGGCATCGACCTCAGTACGCTGACCGTGCTCTCCGGAACCATCGGCATCGGTATCGGCTTCGGTCTCCAGAACATCGTCGACAACTTCTTCAGCGGCCTGATCATTCTGCTCGAACGCCCGATCAAGGTGGGCGACCGCATCGACGTCGGCGCTATCAACGGCGACGTCATCCGCATCGCCATCCGCTCGACGACCGTCCGCACGAACGAAAACATCAACATCATCATTCCCAACTCTGAATTCGTCTCCAGGCAGGTCATCAACTGGAGCCATACCGACCGTAACGTACGGATCTCGATTCCCGTCGGGGTTTCCTACCGTTCGGACCCGAAACAGGTACGCGACGTACTGCTGAAAGTAGCCGAAAATCACCCGGCGATTCTCGAAACACCGGCTCCGGACGTCATCTTTCATGAATTCGGCAGCAGTTCGCTGAACTTCGAGCTTCGCGTCTGGACGCGGACCCATATCCAGATTCCGAAGATTCTGCGAAGCGAAATGAATTACCGGATTTTCGACGAACTGAAAGAAAACGGCATTGAAATCCCCTTTCCCCAGAGAGACATCCATTTCCGCAGCACCGACGTCTCGCTTCATGCAGGTTCGCCTGAACGTTCCGGCACTTGA
- the tkt gene encoding transketolase, with protein sequence MHTDQIDRLAIDTIRLLAVDMVEKAQSGHPGMPMGAAPMAYVLWTKIMKHNPENPHWLNRDRFVLSAGHGSALLYALLHLTGYDLSMEDLKEFRQWGSKTPGHPEYGHTPGVETTTGPLGQGLSNAVGMAIAERYCAERLNKKDFDLIDYHTYVICGDGDLMEGVTSEAASIAGHLKLDKLVCLYDHNRISIEGSTDLAFTESVHQRFEAYGWDVENVDGNDPEAVETAILRAKKISGKPSLIIARTNIGFGSPNKQDSASSHGSPLGAEEAAMVRKIFGFPEHSSFHVPESVAAHMKNVLEKGREQETAWNELRRSFGERHPDSASMLDAMHGHRLPDGWETLLPVFSPDEKLATRQASSKVLHALVGKLPFLIGGSADLAPSTGTAVRHAVDFTAENYGGENFRFGVREHAMGAILNGMALSGMIIPYGATFLVFSDYMKPALRLSALMNVPSVFIFTHDSIAVGEDGPTHQPIEHLAMLRSIPGLTVIRPADAQETKSAWRTTLMSRKPTALVFSRQGLPVLDAEKYPVAEGAPKGAYILCDWSGASGGGNRPVILVATGAEVHLALEAREQLEDEGIPARVVSMPSWELFEAQPASYREEVLPSGMRRRVIVEAASTFGWHRYATDEGTVLGIDRFGSSAPGGTVLKEYGFTVEHVVQAAKNLP encoded by the coding sequence ATGCATACAGATCAGATTGACCGGCTCGCTATCGATACCATCCGCCTGCTTGCCGTAGACATGGTGGAAAAAGCGCAGTCCGGCCACCCCGGCATGCCCATGGGAGCCGCTCCGATGGCATACGTGCTCTGGACGAAAATCATGAAACACAATCCAGAAAACCCCCACTGGCTGAACCGGGACCGTTTCGTGCTTTCGGCTGGACACGGTTCGGCGCTGCTGTATGCGCTCCTGCACCTCACCGGTTACGATCTCTCGATGGAAGACCTCAAGGAGTTCAGGCAATGGGGAAGCAAAACTCCCGGACATCCGGAATACGGCCACACCCCGGGCGTCGAAACAACCACCGGCCCTCTCGGCCAGGGTCTCAGCAACGCGGTCGGCATGGCGATCGCCGAGCGCTACTGCGCCGAACGCCTGAACAAAAAAGATTTCGACCTGATCGATTATCACACCTATGTCATCTGCGGCGACGGTGACCTCATGGAAGGAGTCACTTCCGAAGCGGCGTCGATCGCCGGCCACCTCAAGCTGGACAAGCTGGTCTGCCTCTACGATCACAACAGGATATCCATCGAAGGCTCGACTGATCTCGCGTTCACCGAAAGCGTCCATCAGCGCTTCGAGGCATACGGCTGGGACGTCGAGAATGTCGACGGCAACGATCCCGAAGCCGTCGAAACAGCGATTCTGAGAGCGAAAAAAATTTCCGGCAAGCCTTCTCTCATCATTGCTCGTACGAATATCGGGTTCGGCAGCCCCAACAAGCAGGACAGCGCCTCCTCGCACGGTTCGCCCCTCGGCGCCGAAGAAGCCGCCATGGTCCGGAAAATTTTCGGTTTCCCGGAACATTCGAGCTTCCATGTCCCGGAATCCGTCGCCGCGCATATGAAGAACGTACTGGAAAAAGGCCGGGAACAGGAAACGGCATGGAACGAACTCCGCCGTTCCTTCGGGGAACGGCACCCCGATTCCGCCTCGATGCTCGACGCAATGCACGGTCACCGGCTTCCTGACGGTTGGGAAACCCTGCTCCCGGTCTTCAGCCCTGACGAAAAACTGGCCACCAGGCAGGCGTCGTCGAAAGTGCTTCACGCTCTCGTGGGCAAACTTCCGTTTCTCATCGGAGGTTCAGCCGACCTCGCGCCGTCGACCGGAACAGCGGTCAGGCACGCTGTCGATTTCACTGCTGAAAACTATGGCGGTGAAAATTTCCGTTTCGGTGTTCGTGAGCACGCCATGGGGGCCATTCTCAACGGCATGGCGCTCTCGGGAATGATTATCCCCTACGGAGCGACCTTCCTGGTATTTTCCGACTACATGAAACCCGCGCTTCGCCTTTCCGCGCTGATGAACGTGCCTTCGGTATTCATCTTCACGCATGACAGCATCGCCGTGGGTGAAGACGGTCCGACCCATCAGCCGATAGAGCACCTCGCGATGCTCCGCTCCATTCCCGGCCTCACGGTTATACGGCCTGCGGACGCCCAGGAGACGAAAAGCGCCTGGCGGACAACCCTCATGTCGAGAAAACCGACGGCGCTCGTCTTTTCGCGGCAGGGACTGCCGGTTCTCGACGCCGAAAAATATCCGGTAGCCGAGGGAGCACCCAAAGGAGCCTATATTCTTTGCGACTGGAGCGGAGCATCGGGCGGAGGCAACCGCCCGGTCATTCTCGTGGCGACGGGCGCCGAAGTACACCTTGCGCTTGAAGCCCGCGAGCAACTCGAAGACGAAGGCATCCCTGCGCGCGTGGTTTCGATGCCCTCCTGGGAGCTTTTCGAGGCGCAACCGGCCTCCTATCGCGAGGAAGTGCTCCCCTCCGGCATGCGGCGGCGCGTCATCGTCGAAGCGGCCTCCACTTTCGGATGGCATCGTTATGCGACCGACGAAGGAACGGTGCTCGGCATCGACCGTTTCGGCTCGTCGGCTCCCGGCGGCACCGTCCTGAAGGAGTACGGTTTCACTGTCGAGCATGTCGTGCAGGCAGCGAAAAACCTTCCCTGA
- the pgl gene encoding 6-phosphogluconolactonase → MIVTGTRETTTLKAAAFIAGRILEIVSSRGFCSFVLPGGNSPRPLLHLLASGIPAGLVGLNSSAADGSSQESVTIPWDDVSLFWGDERCVGNNHPDSNFRMAKESLLDRIPKGSPDVHPMPQVVSGYDGAAAAYEAILRKAVAARRLPLRDGFPVFDIVLLGMGADGHTASLFPSDDAALEENNRWVIAVDAENGLPPGHRLSLTLPVINNAETVVFFVTGREKASLFHDISMRKRPELPAGMVRPVNGETFWFYAP, encoded by the coding sequence ATGATCGTTACGGGAACGAGGGAAACGACAACCCTTAAAGCCGCCGCGTTCATCGCCGGCCGGATCCTCGAGATCGTCAGCAGCCGTGGGTTCTGCTCATTCGTCCTTCCGGGGGGGAACTCCCCCCGTCCCCTGCTTCACCTGCTCGCTTCCGGCATTCCGGCCGGGCTTGTCGGGCTAAACAGTTCTGCCGCCGACGGCAGCAGCCAGGAAAGCGTCACGATCCCCTGGGATGACGTCTCGTTGTTCTGGGGTGACGAACGGTGCGTAGGAAACAACCACCCGGACAGCAATTTCAGAATGGCCAAAGAGTCGCTTCTCGACCGGATTCCCAAAGGTTCTCCCGACGTCCACCCCATGCCGCAGGTCGTTTCCGGATACGACGGAGCCGCCGCCGCCTACGAAGCCATACTGCGGAAAGCCGTCGCCGCGCGGCGGCTTCCTCTCCGCGACGGCTTTCCGGTATTCGACATCGTGCTTCTCGGGATGGGAGCCGACGGACACACCGCGTCCCTCTTTCCTTCCGACGATGCCGCGCTCGAAGAAAACAATCGCTGGGTCATCGCCGTCGATGCGGAGAACGGATTACCGCCCGGCCACAGGTTGAGCCTTACACTGCCGGTCATCAACAACGCCGAAACCGTGGTGTTCTTCGTTACGGGCAGGGAAAAAGCGTCGCTGTTCCACGATATCTCCATGCGGAAAAGACCGGAACTGCCCGCGGGCATGGTGCGGCCCGTGAACGGTGAAACCTTCTGGTTTTACGCCCCTTGA
- the zwf gene encoding glucose-6-phosphate dehydrogenase has product MLMKVRDLDNFTFVLFGANSDLAARKLFPSIYRLASWNQLPGRYRVIGVSRSDFDHETFRAFVRRSIEADDPGVTIDPERFEAFSSSLFYVPVDLTRPEDYAALRDEIRRGVEEEASCRNLLFYLSTPPSLAAHIIGNLDSAGLGGRRPACEGWRKIVIEKPYGHDLESARELNRIVGEVFHEEQIYRIDHYLGKEPVQNILVFRFSNGMFEPLWNRHYIDNVSITIAEDFGIRERGAFYEEVGLLRDIVQNHALQLLASVAMEPPVDLSADAVRDEKEKVFRSLRPLAGEAARQNVVLGQYEGYRREKNVSPESLVETFAAVRFYIDNWRWKGVPFFLKAGKNLSRRVTEIVITFKCPPQNFFGPPDSCSYTANQIVIQIQPGETISIRFGTKRPGEELVTDPVFMTFDYNASFGMEKMSPYQRLLVDAMAGDQMHFIRQDSVESSWAFVDGIRKAFAGSLPDPYAIHSEGPVSVARLIGG; this is encoded by the coding sequence ATGCTGATGAAGGTTCGCGATCTCGACAATTTCACGTTCGTCCTGTTCGGCGCAAACAGCGATCTCGCCGCCCGGAAGCTTTTTCCTTCCATATACCGGCTCGCGAGCTGGAATCAGCTTCCCGGCAGGTACAGGGTTATAGGCGTTTCCCGTTCGGATTTCGACCATGAGACGTTCAGGGCATTCGTCCGCCGGAGCATCGAAGCCGACGATCCGGGGGTCACGATCGATCCGGAGCGTTTCGAGGCATTCAGTTCAAGCCTGTTTTACGTGCCTGTCGATCTTACGCGCCCGGAAGATTACGCGGCTCTGCGGGACGAAATCCGCCGCGGCGTCGAGGAAGAGGCGAGCTGCCGCAATCTCCTTTTTTATCTTTCCACTCCGCCAAGCCTCGCAGCGCACATTATCGGCAATCTTGACAGCGCCGGCCTCGGAGGCAGGAGGCCTGCCTGTGAAGGTTGGCGCAAGATTGTCATCGAGAAGCCCTATGGCCACGATCTGGAGAGCGCAAGGGAGTTGAACAGGATTGTCGGGGAAGTGTTCCATGAAGAGCAGATTTACCGTATCGATCATTATCTCGGCAAGGAGCCGGTGCAGAATATCCTGGTGTTCAGGTTTTCCAACGGCATGTTCGAACCGCTCTGGAACCGCCACTACATAGACAACGTGAGTATCACGATCGCCGAGGATTTCGGAATACGGGAGAGAGGAGCGTTTTACGAGGAAGTCGGCCTTCTGCGTGATATCGTCCAGAACCACGCCCTGCAGCTTCTGGCTTCGGTCGCGATGGAGCCCCCCGTCGATCTCAGCGCGGATGCCGTGCGGGACGAGAAGGAGAAGGTGTTTCGCTCACTGCGCCCTCTCGCCGGTGAGGCCGCACGGCAAAATGTCGTGCTGGGACAGTATGAAGGATACCGGCGGGAAAAAAACGTTTCACCGGAGTCCCTGGTTGAAACATTCGCGGCCGTTCGGTTCTATATCGACAACTGGCGGTGGAAAGGCGTACCGTTTTTCCTCAAGGCAGGCAAGAATCTCTCGCGCCGCGTTACTGAAATCGTCATTACCTTCAAATGTCCTCCCCAGAACTTTTTCGGCCCTCCCGATAGCTGCAGCTATACGGCCAACCAGATCGTCATACAGATACAGCCCGGTGAAACGATCTCGATCCGGTTCGGCACGAAACGGCCCGGTGAAGAGCTGGTTACGGATCCTGTTTTCATGACCTTCGATTACAACGCCTCTTTCGGTATGGAGAAGATGTCGCCGTATCAGCGCCTTCTGGTCGATGCCATGGCTGGCGACCAGATGCACTTCATCCGGCAGGATTCGGTCGAGAGCAGTTGGGCGTTCGTCGACGGGATCCGGAAGGCTTTCGCCGGGAGCCTTCCGGATCCCTATGCAATACATTCCGAGGGGCCCGTGTCGGTTGCCCGTCTTATCGGCGGCTGA
- the gnd gene encoding phosphogluconate dehydrogenase (NAD(+)-dependent, decarboxylating): MKLGFIGLGKMGSGMVENLLDHGHEVVVHDLDPQAVERMAGRGAEPAASLTDMAGRLERKRVFWMMVPAGKPADTTLEALLQVAEHDDIVIDGGNSNFHDTLRRSARLASRGVRLLDVGTSGGLEGARNGACMMVGGCREVFEELVPLFRDLCVPGGYGYMGESGSGHFVKMVHNGIEYGMMQAMGEGFDIIENSRFSIDHREVSRVWANGSVIRGWLMDLVSKAFEKDGKLGYLSGEIADSGEGRWTVEAALEENVSIPVIANAVFRRYRSRSQDNFSDKVVAALRNEFGGHGYTSSKSK, from the coding sequence ATGAAACTCGGTTTTATAGGCCTTGGAAAAATGGGCTCCGGCATGGTCGAGAATCTTCTCGACCACGGTCACGAGGTCGTCGTCCATGATCTGGACCCGCAGGCGGTCGAACGGATGGCCGGTCGCGGTGCGGAGCCCGCGGCTTCGCTGACGGATATGGCCGGCCGTCTTGAAAGGAAGCGCGTTTTCTGGATGATGGTGCCTGCGGGGAAGCCGGCGGACACCACGCTCGAAGCCTTGCTTCAGGTGGCCGAACATGACGATATCGTCATCGACGGAGGGAACTCGAATTTCCACGATACGCTCAGGAGAAGCGCAAGACTCGCCTCTCGAGGGGTGCGGCTCCTCGATGTCGGCACGAGCGGAGGCCTCGAAGGTGCCAGAAACGGCGCCTGCATGATGGTGGGTGGATGTCGTGAGGTTTTCGAGGAACTCGTTCCGCTTTTTCGGGACCTTTGCGTTCCCGGGGGTTACGGTTACATGGGGGAGTCCGGTTCCGGTCATTTCGTGAAAATGGTACACAACGGTATCGAGTACGGTATGATGCAGGCGATGGGTGAAGGTTTCGACATAATCGAAAACAGCCGTTTCTCCATCGATCATCGGGAAGTGTCCAGGGTATGGGCGAACGGTTCCGTCATCCGGGGCTGGCTCATGGATCTCGTTTCGAAGGCTTTCGAAAAAGACGGTAAACTCGGCTACCTCTCCGGGGAGATCGCGGATTCAGGCGAGGGACGCTGGACGGTCGAGGCGGCTCTCGAAGAAAACGTTTCGATACCGGTGATCGCCAACGCGGTGTTCAGGCGTTACCGCTCCCGCTCGCAGGACAATTTTTCCGACAAGGTTGTCGCGGCTCTCCGTAACGAGTTCGGGGGCCATGGTTATACGTCCTCCAAATCGAAATAG